The window AGGCCGAGGTGCTGGTCACCGAGGACGACCTGGCGCTGACCCGCTTCGCCCGCAACACCGTCCACCAGAACGTCGCCGAGACCGGCCTCAGCCTCCGCCTCCGTCTGGTCGCGGCCGGCCGGGTCGGGGTGGCCGAGCTGCGCGGCGGGGGCGCCGACGCGATCGAGCGGCTGGTGCGCAACGCCGAGGAGGCGCGGCGGCTGGCCCCCGCCCAGGACGACCTCGCGCCCCTGGCCGAGCCCGACGGCGGTGACGGCCCCTGCGGCTGGAGCGACGCCACCGCCGGCGCCACCCCGGAGCAGCGTGCCGAGGGGGTGGCGACGGTGATCGCCGCGGCGGCGGCGCGGGGGCTCGAGGCCTTCGGCGCCTACAGCACCCGGGCGACCCAGCGCGCCGTGGTCAACAGCCGCGGCGTCCGCCGCCACGGGCGGGTCACCGCCGCCGGCCTCAGCGCGGTGGTCCGGGGCGACGAGGGGGCGGGGTACGCCGACCGCCACGCCGTCGACGCCGGCGACCTCGATCCCGCCGCGGCCGCGGACGAGGTCATCGAGACCGCCGAGCGCAACCAGGGCGCACGGCCGGCCGACCCCGGAGAGTACGAGGTGGTGCTGGCCCCGTACGCCGTCCGGGAGCTGGTCGCCCACCTCTCCCACATCGGCTTCAGCGCCCTCGCCGTCCAGGAGCGCCGCAGCTTCATGCGCGCCGGCGAGCGGCTGATGAGCCCCGGCGTCGGCATCCGCGACGACGCCGCCGACCCGCTGGCGCGGCCCTTTCCCTTCGACCACGAGGGGGTGAGCACCCGCCGGGTGACCTGCATCGAGCAGGGGGTCTGCCGCGACGTGGTCTACGACACCCCGACCGCGCTCCACGACGGGGTCGCCTCCACCGGACACGCCCTGCCCCAGCCGAACACGATCGGGCCCTGGGCCACCCACCTGGTCATGGACCCGGGCACGGCGAGGGTGCCCGAGCTCGTCGCCGGGGTGCGCCGCGGCCTCTACGTCACCCGGTTCTGGTACGTGCGGGTGGTCCACCCGCTGCGCACGGTGATCACCGGGATGACCCGCGAGGGCACCTTCCTGATCGAGGACGGCCGGCTCGGCGCGGCGGTGCGCGACCTGCGCTTCACCCAGTCGATCGTCGAGGCGCTGAGCCGGGTGCTCGGGATCAGCGACGAGCGCCGGCTCGAGCTCGGCGAGGACGGCAGCGCGGTGCTGGTGCCCTGGGTCCGGCTCGAGGGCTTCCGATTCACCTCGTGAGCGCCCACCGGTGACCACGGTCGCCCTGTTCGTCGGCGGCCTCCTCCTGATCGTGGTCGCCGCCGAGCTCTTCACCAACGCGGTGGAGTGGGCGGGGTTCCGCCTCGGGCTCGCCGCCGGCGCCACCGGCAGCCTGCTCGCCGCCCTGGGGACGGCGCTGCCCGAGACCACCGTCCCCCTGGTCGCGATCATCCGCGGCGGCGCCGACGCCGACGCGGTCGCGGTGGGGGCGATCGTCGGCGCCCCCTTCCTGCTCCTCACCCTCGGGGTGGCGATCACCGGCGCGGCGGTGGCGGCGCGGCGGCGCGACCCCCACCTCCATCCCGACATGGGCCAGCTGCGCCGCGACCTCGGCACCTTCCTCGCCGGCTTCGGGGTGCTGCTGATCGCCATCGCCCTGCCCCACGGGGTGCGGATCGCGCTCGCGGTGGGGCTGGTGCTCCTCTACGCGCGGCACGTCCGCGCCACCCTCTCCGGCAGCGACCCCGCCACCGAGCAGCCCGAGGCGCTCCACATCAGGCGGCGGTCGGAGTGCCCCTCGGGGCCGGCGATCGCCGTCCAGCTGGGCATCGCGGTGGCGATGCTGATCGCGGGCGCCGAGCTCTTCGTCCGCGCCGTCGAGCAGACCGGCCACGCCTTCCACATCTCGCCGCTGCTGCTCGCGGTGGTGGTGGTGCCGGTCGCCACCGAGCTGCCGGAGATGTTCAACAGCGTCCTCTGGGTGCGCAGCGGCGACGACGGTCTCG is drawn from Candidatus Dormiibacterota bacterium and contains these coding sequences:
- a CDS encoding metallopeptidase TldD-related protein; its protein translation is MLRHSADECLALADAVLAAVPDGEAEVLVTEDDLALTRFARNTVHQNVAETGLSLRLRLVAAGRVGVAELRGGGADAIERLVRNAEEARRLAPAQDDLAPLAEPDGGDGPCGWSDATAGATPEQRAEGVATVIAAAAARGLEAFGAYSTRATQRAVVNSRGVRRHGRVTAAGLSAVVRGDEGAGYADRHAVDAGDLDPAAAADEVIETAERNQGARPADPGEYEVVLAPYAVRELVAHLSHIGFSALAVQERRSFMRAGERLMSPGVGIRDDAADPLARPFPFDHEGVSTRRVTCIEQGVCRDVVYDTPTALHDGVASTGHALPQPNTIGPWATHLVMDPGTARVPELVAGVRRGLYVTRFWYVRVVHPLRTVITGMTREGTFLIEDGRLGAAVRDLRFTQSIVEALSRVLGISDERRLELGEDGSAVLVPWVRLEGFRFTS
- a CDS encoding sodium:calcium antiporter codes for the protein MTTVALFVGGLLLIVVAAELFTNAVEWAGFRLGLAAGATGSLLAALGTALPETTVPLVAIIRGGADADAVAVGAIVGAPFLLLTLGVAITGAAVAARRRDPHLHPDMGQLRRDLGTFLAGFGVLLIAIALPHGVRIALAVGLVLLYARHVRATLSGSDPATEQPEALHIRRRSECPSGPAIAVQLGIAVAMLIAGAELFVRAVEQTGHAFHISPLLLAVVVVPVATELPEMFNSVLWVRSGDDGLAAGNVLGATAFQACLPGALGLAFTDWTPGPLGLVNGILTLLAGLYTLGLLHDGRTRGSLLMLSALPWAGYLVLVLAVGSRFQAA